Proteins from one Staphylococcus saprophyticus subsp. saprophyticus ATCC 15305 = NCTC 7292 genomic window:
- a CDS encoding TrkH family potassium uptake protein, translating into MSIFNQLFKKSSPQQGIVMYYIVAIIVAFLLLNLPYVHKAGVSVDPIDSLFVAVSGVSVTGLSPVNIVETYTTFGQIIIMIILNIGGIGVMAIGTMLWVVLGKHIGMRERQLIMLDNNKDTMSGTVKLILDIVRTILIIEVVGAALLTFYFYRDNPDLQYAIMQGFFVAVSATTNGGLDITGQSLIPYANDYFVQTIVMFLIILGSIGFPVLIEVKAYIKNRIPNFRFSLFAKITTVTYLVLFVFGVIIILLFEYNHAFQNMSWHKSLFYALFQSATTRSAGLQTIDVSHFGEGTNVIMSILMFIGSSPSSVGGGIRTTTFAILILFLLNFNNNSEKLSIKAFNREIHTTDVQRSFAVFTMAGILTFAATIFILVVENGKISFLQGFFEVMSAFGTCGLSLGVTGDFNDMSKVTLMILMFIGRVGLISFIIMIGGRREPDKFHYPKERVQIG; encoded by the coding sequence TTGTCCATTTTCAATCAATTATTTAAAAAATCAAGTCCTCAACAAGGTATTGTGATGTATTATATAGTTGCGATTATCGTGGCATTCTTACTGTTGAACTTACCTTATGTTCATAAAGCAGGTGTCTCTGTAGACCCAATCGATTCATTGTTTGTTGCTGTTTCAGGTGTGAGTGTTACAGGGTTATCACCAGTTAATATTGTAGAAACATATACGACGTTTGGACAAATTATCATCATGATCATCCTAAACATTGGCGGTATTGGTGTAATGGCAATTGGAACAATGTTGTGGGTAGTACTTGGTAAACATATTGGTATGCGTGAAAGACAGTTAATTATGTTGGATAATAATAAAGATACAATGAGTGGTACAGTTAAATTAATTCTCGATATCGTGCGTACCATTTTAATAATCGAGGTGGTTGGTGCAGCATTATTAACGTTCTATTTTTATCGAGATAACCCTGATTTGCAGTATGCTATCATGCAAGGGTTCTTTGTTGCAGTATCGGCAACGACGAATGGTGGTTTAGATATTACCGGTCAATCCTTGATTCCATATGCTAATGATTATTTTGTGCAAACCATTGTAATGTTTTTAATTATATTAGGTTCGATTGGCTTTCCTGTGTTAATTGAAGTGAAGGCATATATTAAAAATAGAATCCCTAATTTTAGATTTTCATTATTTGCTAAAATAACAACAGTAACGTATTTAGTACTATTTGTATTTGGTGTCATTATCATTTTACTATTTGAATATAACCATGCATTCCAAAATATGTCTTGGCACAAATCGTTATTCTATGCTTTGTTCCAATCTGCAACGACGAGAAGTGCTGGATTACAGACAATTGATGTAAGTCATTTTGGTGAAGGTACGAACGTGATTATGAGCATCTTGATGTTTATTGGGTCATCACCAAGCTCGGTCGGTGGTGGTATTAGAACAACAACATTTGCAATTTTAATCTTATTTTTATTGAACTTTAATAATAATAGCGAGAAATTGTCAATTAAAGCATTTAATCGTGAGATACATACAACAGATGTTCAACGATCATTTGCAGTGTTCACAATGGCAGGTATTTTAACTTTTGCAGCGACGATTTTTATATTAGTTGTTGAGAATGGTAAAATTTCATTTCTTCAAGGCTTTTTTGAGGTGATGTCTGCGTTCGGAACGTGTGGGTTATCATTAGGTGTCACTGGCGATTTTAATGATATGTCGAAAGTTACACTTATGATATTAATGTTTATCGGACGTGTAGGTTTAATTAGCTTTATTATAATGATTGGTGGACGTAGAGAACCAGATAAATTCCATTATCCAAAAGAACGTGTGCAAATTGGATAA
- a CDS encoding CPBP family glutamic-type intramembrane protease yields MNRISKALIWFVVSFIVFHIILLVMWGEKQEYWYLYTGIMLIAGISYIFYQRDIESKRLLTSLGVGIITGIVLIIIQLIIAAIASDIKYAELIKELTRTGVYYKWQMLVTLVFVIPCHELYMRTVLQKELIKLNIPSWLSIIITALCSASLFYYLDNLWIVFFVFIVQMALSLSYFYTRRIATTVVAQIVAVVILLIFNV; encoded by the coding sequence ATGAATAGAATTTCTAAGGCACTAATTTGGTTTGTCGTAAGTTTCATAGTATTCCACATTATTCTTTTGGTAATGTGGGGCGAGAAACAAGAATATTGGTATCTTTATACGGGCATTATGCTAATTGCTGGTATCAGTTATATCTTTTATCAGAGAGATATTGAATCTAAACGTTTACTCACATCACTAGGTGTGGGCATTATTACTGGTATTGTATTGATTATTATTCAACTTATTATCGCAGCAATTGCTTCTGATATAAAATATGCTGAATTAATCAAAGAACTCACACGTACGGGTGTCTATTATAAATGGCAAATGTTAGTAACATTAGTCTTTGTTATACCTTGTCATGAGCTTTACATGAGAACTGTTTTACAAAAAGAATTAATAAAATTAAATATCCCAAGTTGGTTAAGTATTATAATTACAGCATTATGTTCTGCTTCATTATTTTACTATCTTGACAACTTATGGATTGTTTTCTTTGTATTTATTGTACAAATGGCACTTTCATTAAGTTATTTCTATACACGTAGAATAGCAACAACTGTTGTAGCTCAAATTGTAGCAGTTGTTATCTTATTAATATTCAACGTATAA
- a CDS encoding trypsin-like peptidase domain-containing protein codes for MANDKKHVIPREKYGRKRREYFHNEEREQRVQMERKARKQRAEKAEKLAKNNEERVKENLRKARIEKLTQEEIQQQQAMATKRNSSNSESEFEPSEDNALNHVSKQQPEEVSPTSDIAKDDVEVASTTNETNGYLKTNEISNDSDIDVNASTNKDRLHDDYFYSEEAQQSRVNQYIEEDNSDKVHNNIARNHKSGQTDDKSDQHRHSDQPTLIDKVKYFFKEHWAKVLIVLAVILLIVLINAIFNNVDHNGNTKDNIFQSSDNANKEKTYTDTMKSANSAIHSIVTVENDTSNNSSSAEKETQEAGKENELGSGVVYKKVGDSIFIMTNAHVVGDKKEQKITYGNNDTSIGKVIGTDKFSDIAVVKTKIKSGSDVKSIKMGDSSTLVLGEPIIVVGNPLGVDFKGSVSEGIVSGLNRHVPVDIDKDNQYDVLMSAFQMDAPVNPGNSGGGVIDKNGKLIGIASLKIDMDHVEGIAFAIPVNDAESIAKQLEAKGEVKYPNTGIKIANVKDMDEATHQSLNLPEEVNKGVVIGDVKDNSLGEKSGLQKNDVIVELDGKEVEDNLRYRQIIFSHKDDLDTLPAKIYRDGKEQDIKIKLK; via the coding sequence GTGGCGAATGATAAAAAACATGTGATCCCAAGAGAGAAATATGGTCGTAAAAGACGAGAATATTTTCACAATGAAGAACGGGAACAACGTGTCCAAATGGAACGTAAAGCTAGAAAACAACGGGCTGAAAAAGCGGAAAAATTAGCAAAGAATAACGAAGAACGTGTTAAAGAAAATTTAAGAAAAGCACGCATAGAAAAACTAACACAAGAAGAAATTCAGCAGCAACAAGCAATGGCTACGAAACGAAATAGCAGTAATTCAGAAAGTGAATTTGAACCATCTGAAGATAACGCTCTGAATCATGTATCTAAGCAACAACCAGAAGAAGTTTCGCCTACATCGGATATAGCCAAAGATGATGTTGAAGTGGCATCAACGACAAATGAAACAAATGGTTATTTAAAAACCAACGAAATATCAAATGATTCAGATATAGATGTAAATGCGTCTACTAACAAAGACCGTTTACATGATGATTATTTTTATTCTGAAGAAGCGCAACAGTCAAGGGTTAATCAGTATATTGAAGAAGATAACTCAGATAAGGTTCATAACAATATTGCCAGAAATCATAAGTCTGGACAGACAGATGATAAATCTGACCAACACAGACATAGTGACCAACCAACTTTAATAGATAAAGTTAAGTATTTCTTCAAAGAACACTGGGCGAAAGTACTAATTGTATTGGCAGTTATTTTGTTAATTGTCTTAATTAATGCCATCTTTAATAATGTAGATCATAATGGAAACACGAAGGATAATATATTCCAAAGCAGCGATAATGCTAATAAAGAAAAAACATATACAGATACAATGAAAAGTGCGAATAGTGCCATTCATTCCATCGTAACAGTCGAAAATGATACAAGTAATAATAGTTCATCTGCGGAGAAAGAGACACAAGAAGCAGGAAAAGAAAATGAATTAGGATCAGGTGTCGTCTACAAAAAAGTGGGCGACTCTATTTTTATCATGACGAATGCGCATGTTGTAGGTGATAAAAAGGAACAAAAAATTACATACGGTAATAATGATACATCTATTGGTAAGGTCATTGGAACAGACAAATTTTCTGATATTGCAGTAGTTAAAACCAAAATAAAATCAGGTAGTGATGTTAAATCAATTAAAATGGGTGATTCCAGTACATTAGTCCTCGGTGAGCCTATTATTGTCGTAGGGAACCCACTAGGTGTTGACTTTAAAGGTAGTGTTTCAGAAGGTATCGTGTCTGGATTAAATCGTCATGTGCCAGTTGATATCGATAAGGATAATCAATATGATGTGCTCATGAGCGCTTTTCAAATGGATGCACCTGTTAATCCTGGTAATTCAGGTGGTGGTGTTATTGATAAAAATGGTAAATTGATTGGTATAGCTTCTTTAAAAATTGATATGGATCATGTTGAAGGAATTGCATTTGCAATCCCAGTCAATGACGCTGAATCTATTGCCAAACAACTTGAAGCAAAAGGTGAAGTTAAATATCCTAATACTGGCATAAAAATCGCGAATGTTAAAGATATGGATGAAGCTACGCATCAATCCCTTAACTTACCTGAAGAGGTTAATAAAGGTGTTGTCATTGGAGATGTAAAAGACAATAGTTTAGGTGAAAAATCTGGGTTGCAAAAAAATGATGTAATAGTAGAATTAGATGGTAAAGAAGTTGAAGATAATCTAAGATATAGACAGATTATTTTTAGTCATAAAGATGATTTAGATACATTGCCAGCAAAAATATATAGAGATGGTAAAGAGCAAGATATCAAGATTAAATTGAAGTAG
- a CDS encoding lipoate--protein ligase, translating into MKFISNNDITDPTLNLAMEEYVLKNMPKDDSYFLFYVNRPSIIIGKNQNTIEEVNQPYIDEHGIDVVRRISGGGAVYHDTGNLNFSFVTDDDGNSFHNFKKFTEPIVEALQSLGVDADMSGRNDIQVGSAKISGNAMVKVKDRMFSHGTLMLNSELNEVQNALKVNPAKIKSKGIKSVRSRVANISEFLDEPLDIDRFKEIILKTIFGEATQVEEYILTDDDWKKIEQLSNEKYRTWEWNYGRNPKYNFEREEKFEKGFVQIKLDVKKGRIEHAKIFGDFFGEGDITELENALEGTMHEFDSIEEALSNYDIYHYFGDIERYELIRLMS; encoded by the coding sequence ATGAAGTTTATTAGTAACAACGACATTACAGATCCAACATTAAATTTGGCAATGGAAGAATATGTTTTAAAAAATATGCCAAAAGATGATAGTTATTTTTTGTTTTATGTAAATAGACCTTCGATTATTATTGGGAAAAATCAAAATACAATTGAAGAAGTGAATCAACCATATATAGACGAACACGGCATTGATGTCGTTAGACGTATATCTGGTGGAGGAGCAGTATACCATGACACAGGCAATTTAAACTTTAGTTTTGTAACTGATGATGATGGTAACAGTTTCCATAATTTCAAAAAATTCACAGAGCCGATTGTTGAGGCATTACAATCATTAGGCGTTGATGCTGACATGAGTGGTAGAAATGACATTCAAGTAGGTAGTGCAAAAATATCAGGTAATGCTATGGTCAAAGTAAAGGATCGTATGTTTAGTCATGGCACATTAATGCTAAATAGTGAATTGAATGAAGTCCAAAATGCATTGAAAGTTAATCCAGCAAAGATTAAATCGAAAGGTATCAAATCAGTAAGAAGCAGAGTAGCCAATATTTCTGAGTTTTTAGATGAACCTTTAGATATTGATCGATTTAAGGAAATAATTTTAAAAACAATTTTTGGAGAAGCTACGCAAGTAGAAGAATATATATTAACTGATGACGATTGGAAAAAAATTGAACAACTAAGTAATGAAAAATACCGTACATGGGAATGGAATTACGGTAGGAATCCAAAATATAATTTTGAAAGAGAAGAAAAATTTGAAAAAGGTTTCGTTCAAATAAAATTAGATGTAAAAAAAGGTCGGATTGAGCATGCAAAAATTTTCGGTGACTTTTTCGGTGAAGGGGACATAACTGAATTAGAAAATGCACTAGAGGGTACAATGCATGAATTCGATAGTATAGAAGAAGCACTTTCAAATTACGATATTTATCATTATTTTGGTGATATTGAACGCTACGAATTAATCAGATTAATGTCATAA
- a CDS encoding competence protein ComK — MIQPYIIKKGDMVLQPCSLSTGKYEGSYLLKYKDDSKVLKERVPKIIDRSCRFYGSSYNFKKEDTMRITGISSKPPILFTPLFPTYFFPTHSDRKEENTWINIHYVHQIKPLKEKKCKVTFVDNQTIVANISAHSMHHQYLNGIYYYYMMDRAARVATFDPESPIDYTKPQLNIYEALAKYSLFENKS; from the coding sequence ATGATTCAACCCTATATCATTAAAAAAGGGGATATGGTTTTACAACCATGCAGTTTATCAACTGGTAAGTATGAAGGTAGTTATCTTTTAAAGTATAAGGATGACAGCAAAGTTCTAAAAGAACGTGTTCCAAAGATTATTGATCGATCGTGTAGATTTTATGGTAGTAGTTATAATTTTAAGAAAGAAGATACGATGAGAATTACTGGCATAAGCAGTAAACCCCCAATTTTATTTACTCCACTTTTTCCTACTTATTTTTTCCCAACGCACTCTGATAGAAAAGAAGAAAATACTTGGATTAATATTCATTATGTTCACCAAATCAAACCACTAAAAGAAAAGAAATGTAAAGTGACATTTGTAGATAATCAAACAATTGTAGCTAACATTTCAGCACATAGCATGCATCATCAATACCTAAATGGTATTTATTATTACTATATGATGGATAGGGCAGCAAGAGTTGCTACCTTTGATCCAGAATCTCCTATTGATTATACAAAACCTCAATTAAATATTTATGAAGCATTAGCAAAATATTCATTATTTGAAAATAAATCATAG
- a CDS encoding IDEAL domain-containing protein — translation MKHNTHVKYNTLESFVSTINDLGIELIIDESLRNVRKQKLEQLIDNALKNKNENDFKRYTEEYKNLEEFLVG, via the coding sequence ATGAAACATAATACACATGTAAAGTACAATACACTAGAATCATTTGTATCTACGATTAATGATTTAGGCATTGAATTGATCATAGATGAATCATTGCGGAACGTCCGTAAGCAAAAATTGGAACAACTCATTGATAATGCTTTAAAAAATAAAAACGAGAATGATTTCAAACGCTATACTGAAGAATACAAAAATTTGGAGGAATTTCTCGTTGGTTAA
- a CDS encoding TerC family protein, giving the protein MDPSLILPYLWVLLVLVFLEGLLAADNAVVMAVMVKHLPPEQRKKALFYGLIGAFVFRFISLFLISIIAHFWWIQALGAIYLLYMSIRNLITFFKEKDQQEHDGTDDHHFDDDGEEIHASAKSFWGTVLKVEFADIAFAIDSMLAALAIAVTLPAVGIHFGGMDLGQFAVMFLGGMIGVIIMRFAATWFVNLLNKYPGLEGAAFAIVGWVGIKLVVMVLAHPDILILPEHFPHSILWQSIFWTVMILLVLIGWLTSVRQNKKEEKK; this is encoded by the coding sequence ATGGATCCAAGTTTGATTTTACCTTATCTATGGGTACTATTAGTGCTCGTATTTTTAGAAGGTTTACTCGCTGCAGATAATGCAGTTGTAATGGCTGTTATGGTGAAACATTTACCACCAGAGCAACGTAAAAAAGCACTGTTTTATGGTTTGATTGGTGCATTTGTATTTCGTTTTATTTCTTTATTCTTAATCAGTATCATAGCGCATTTCTGGTGGATACAAGCACTAGGTGCGATATATCTACTTTATATGTCAATACGGAACTTGATAACCTTCTTTAAAGAGAAAGATCAGCAAGAGCATGATGGTACCGACGATCATCATTTTGATGATGATGGAGAAGAAATTCATGCCAGTGCTAAATCATTCTGGGGTACAGTATTGAAAGTTGAATTTGCAGATATTGCTTTTGCAATAGACTCAATGCTTGCAGCACTTGCAATAGCAGTTACGTTACCAGCGGTTGGTATACACTTTGGTGGTATGGACTTAGGTCAATTTGCTGTGATGTTCTTAGGTGGTATGATAGGTGTTATCATTATGCGTTTTGCAGCAACATGGTTTGTCAACTTATTAAACAAATATCCAGGTTTAGAAGGCGCGGCATTTGCCATTGTTGGTTGGGTTGGTATTAAACTTGTTGTTATGGTGTTAGCGCACCCAGACATTTTAATTTTACCTGAACACTTCCCACACAGTATTTTATGGCAATCTATCTTCTGGACAGTTATGATATTATTAGTTCTAATTGGTTGGTTGACGTCAGTTCGTCAAAATAAAAAAGAAGAGAAAAAATAA
- a CDS encoding bifunctional metallophosphatase/5'-nucleotidase translates to MKKSEKIAIDVIATSDMHSYFLNGDNGSNIYRAGTYVKSKREENEHVILLDSGGSLAGSLAAFYYAVVAPYKRHPMIKLMNAMQYDASGISPNEFKFGLSFFSRAVSLSRFPWLSANIEYKKTREPYFSTPYTIKEIEGVKIAIVGLTSDGLMEREHFEMENDVQIEKTLLSSKRWIRFIHETEMPEFLIVIYHGGLDQLNKSSNEREQNVNEAEKLMQTLGVIDLLITGHQHQTFIGKDEKTLYVQAGQNAEQLIHVKINFKKRTNSFELENVESKIVDLNEYKEDEALLDLTYYDRKTVEHWGKEILTNKDIDAHIDGLDDVITKPHAFTQLLHDSIRRKFDYDISCVHLPTSGETGLSGQITNEALYNAYPHPDVPIDLTLKGQQIKEILEYCYAHIEFSGGSLSLTIVDETLCTFWQGVDYTIDMNALPFERVQLNNITLDHMYRVSMTDYCYRNYKQYLEQAVIHETGEITMVELISRNLKDDQYKIKQKQTFEVLI, encoded by the coding sequence ATGAAAAAAAGTGAAAAGATTGCAATTGATGTTATTGCTACTTCAGATATGCATAGTTATTTTCTAAATGGAGATAATGGTTCTAATATCTATCGAGCTGGTACGTATGTTAAATCGAAAAGAGAAGAAAATGAACATGTCATTTTACTAGATAGTGGCGGGAGTTTAGCGGGTTCTCTGGCTGCGTTTTACTACGCTGTGGTAGCGCCATATAAACGCCATCCAATGATAAAATTAATGAACGCCATGCAATATGATGCAAGTGGCATTAGTCCTAATGAATTCAAATTTGGATTATCCTTCTTTTCTAGAGCAGTTTCATTATCGAGATTTCCATGGCTTTCTGCCAATATTGAATATAAGAAAACACGTGAGCCTTATTTTTCAACGCCTTATACAATTAAAGAAATAGAAGGTGTTAAAATTGCAATCGTTGGATTAACTTCGGACGGTTTAATGGAGAGAGAGCATTTTGAAATGGAGAATGATGTACAAATTGAAAAAACCTTGCTGTCTTCTAAGCGATGGATTCGATTTATTCACGAAACAGAGATGCCAGAATTTCTAATTGTCATTTATCATGGGGGATTAGATCAGCTTAATAAGTCATCAAATGAACGTGAGCAAAATGTGAATGAAGCAGAAAAACTAATGCAAACCTTAGGTGTCATCGATTTGCTTATTACTGGTCATCAGCATCAAACATTTATTGGAAAAGATGAAAAAACTTTATATGTTCAAGCTGGCCAAAATGCAGAACAGTTAATCCACGTGAAAATCAATTTTAAAAAGCGAACGAATTCATTCGAATTAGAAAATGTAGAATCAAAAATCGTTGATTTAAATGAATATAAAGAAGATGAAGCGTTATTAGATTTAACTTATTATGATCGAAAAACAGTTGAACATTGGGGAAAAGAAATTTTAACAAATAAAGATATAGATGCACATATTGATGGGTTAGATGACGTGATTACCAAACCCCATGCATTTACCCAACTATTACATGATAGTATACGTCGCAAATTTGATTATGATATTTCCTGTGTCCATTTGCCTACAAGCGGCGAAACTGGATTATCTGGACAAATTACTAATGAGGCATTATATAATGCATATCCTCATCCAGATGTACCAATTGATTTAACTTTGAAAGGTCAACAAATAAAAGAAATTTTAGAATATTGTTATGCACATATTGAATTTAGTGGAGGTTCGTTAAGCTTAACTATTGTGGATGAAACACTCTGTACATTTTGGCAAGGTGTGGACTATACAATTGATATGAATGCATTGCCATTTGAAAGAGTTCAATTAAATAATATAACATTAGATCATATGTATCGCGTAAGTATGACAGATTATTGCTACAGAAATTATAAACAATATTTAGAGCAAGCAGTTATTCATGAAACAGGTGAAATTACGATGGTTGAATTGATTTCACGAAATTTGAAAGATGACCAATATAAAATAAAACAAAAACAGACATTTGAAGTTTTAATATAA
- a CDS encoding YkvS family protein: MTVAEVGNIVEFYDGLKGRVEKINDNSVIVDLTIMENFEELDLPEKTVINHKRYTIVEQEG, from the coding sequence ATGACTGTTGCAGAAGTGGGAAATATCGTAGAATTTTATGACGGCTTAAAAGGTCGAGTTGAAAAAATTAATGACAACTCAGTAATTGTTGATTTAACAATTATGGAGAACTTCGAAGAACTAGACTTGCCAGAAAAAACTGTCATTAATCACAAACGATACACAATCGTCGAACAAGAAGGATAG
- a CDS encoding peptide chain release factor 3: MSIKEEVESRKTFAIISHPDAGKTTLTEKLLLFGGAIREAGTVKGKKSGKFATSDWMKVEQERGISVTSSVMQFDYDHYKINILDTPGHEDFSEDTYRTLMAVDSAVMVIDCAKGIEPQTLKLFKVCKMRGIPIFTFINKLDRVGKEPFELLDEIESTLEIETYPMNWPVGMGQNFFGIIDRESHTIEPFRDEENVLHLNDDYELEEDHAMKNDSAFTQAIEELMLVEEAGETFDNEALLSGDLTPVFFGSALANFGVQNFLNAYVDHAPMPNARQTNEDIEVSPFDLDFSGFIFKIQANMDPKHRDRIAFMRVVSGAFERGMDVTLQRTHKKQKITRSTSFMADDKETVNHAVAGDIIGLYDTGNYQIGDTLVGGNQKFSFQELPQFTPELFMKVSAKNVMKQKHFHKGIEQLVQEGAIQYYKALHTNQIIIGAVGQLQFEVFEHRLKNEYNVDVVMEPVGQKIARWIENEEDIKDKMSTSRSILVKDIYDNYVFLFENEFATRWFEEKFPEIKLYGLL, translated from the coding sequence ATGAGTATAAAGGAAGAAGTAGAATCAAGAAAAACCTTTGCGATTATATCTCACCCAGATGCTGGTAAGACTACATTAACAGAAAAGTTATTACTATTCGGTGGTGCGATAAGAGAAGCAGGTACGGTTAAAGGTAAAAAAAGTGGCAAATTTGCGACGAGTGACTGGATGAAAGTTGAGCAGGAGAGAGGGATTTCTGTTACAAGTTCAGTGATGCAATTTGATTATGACCACTATAAAATCAACATTTTAGATACGCCAGGACATGAAGACTTCTCAGAGGACACATATAGAACACTGATGGCAGTTGATAGTGCTGTAATGGTGATTGACTGTGCTAAAGGTATCGAACCTCAAACATTGAAACTATTCAAAGTATGTAAAATGAGAGGTATACCTATTTTCACATTTATTAACAAATTAGATAGAGTCGGTAAAGAACCTTTTGAATTATTAGATGAAATAGAATCTACATTAGAAATCGAAACATACCCAATGAATTGGCCAGTAGGTATGGGGCAAAATTTCTTTGGTATTATCGATCGTGAATCTCACACAATAGAGCCTTTTAGAGATGAAGAAAATGTACTGCATTTAAATGATGATTATGAGTTGGAAGAAGACCATGCAATGAAAAACGATAGTGCATTTACTCAAGCAATCGAAGAGTTAATGCTTGTCGAAGAAGCGGGCGAAACGTTTGATAATGAAGCATTATTAAGCGGTGACTTGACACCTGTATTTTTCGGGTCTGCACTAGCGAATTTTGGTGTTCAAAATTTCTTGAATGCTTATGTTGATCATGCGCCAATGCCGAATGCTCGTCAAACTAATGAAGATATAGAAGTTAGTCCATTTGATCTTGATTTTTCAGGATTTATCTTTAAAATTCAAGCTAATATGGATCCTAAACATAGAGATAGAATTGCATTTATGCGAGTTGTAAGTGGTGCTTTTGAACGTGGTATGGATGTAACCCTTCAACGTACACATAAAAAACAAAAGATAACACGTTCAACTTCGTTTATGGCAGATGATAAAGAAACCGTTAATCATGCTGTTGCGGGCGATATTATTGGACTTTATGACACAGGGAATTACCAAATTGGTGATACGCTCGTAGGTGGTAATCAGAAATTCAGTTTCCAAGAACTACCGCAATTTACACCGGAATTGTTTATGAAAGTTTCTGCAAAAAATGTTATGAAGCAAAAACATTTTCATAAAGGTATTGAACAGCTTGTTCAAGAAGGTGCTATTCAATATTATAAAGCATTGCATACAAATCAAATTATCATTGGTGCAGTTGGACAATTACAATTTGAAGTATTCGAACATCGTTTGAAAAATGAATATAATGTTGACGTAGTGATGGAACCGGTTGGTCAGAAAATTGCACGTTGGATTGAAAACGAAGAAGACATAAAAGATAAAATGAGTACATCACGTTCAATCTTAGTAAAAGATATATACGATAACTATGTATTCTTGTTTGAAAATGAATTTGCTACAAGATGGTTTGAAGAGAAGTTCCCAGAAATTAAATTATATGGATTGTTATAA
- a CDS encoding YueH family protein has product MKIKNLHFNEIAGHVYIYENKVNQCMLIAIPDMHWSLEIDSSLNEDDMNEELVIHLFTLLDESTASQIADDIVKWIFES; this is encoded by the coding sequence TTGAAGATTAAAAATTTACATTTTAATGAAATAGCTGGTCATGTGTATATTTATGAAAACAAAGTGAATCAATGTATGTTAATCGCAATTCCTGATATGCATTGGTCATTAGAAATCGATTCATCTTTAAATGAAGATGATATGAACGAGGAACTTGTGATACACTTGTTTACGTTACTTGATGAGTCAACAGCTTCACAAATTGCTGATGACATCGTTAAATGGATATTTGAAAGTTAA